From a single Lewinella sp. LCG006 genomic region:
- a CDS encoding DUF885 domain-containing protein: protein MMRKIVVFLVFLSVSNGWLCCQESDWDKLVDKFSVAYGELGISPLRIAFADNMDGIQDNEGLAQQALLFQQLRSSLLATERERLSFKQQLEYDLLWYQLALNEERIKLEKEWWQEPSQVLFREGLAKLSNGQAWYAYFLKRWLDVSVTPEEMYAFGMQEVDKVLKAMKAIQIQSGMDSIAFHHHINSEQFFYTEQAEVQAAFEAFSAEMLKVLPAFFPEMDKIPAVGIALSFDERLAQVPGYYRDNTFFYNFFGNAFNKREVRWFFLHEAIPGHHYEVSYSRMHTLSPVQRLFNNPGYSEGWAAYVEEIGNEIGAYKDIYDELGKWEWDIIRSVRVPLDVGLNYYGWSDEEALSFWQKYISGKDNIAEREIARMRRWPCQVITYKYGADKIMGWKAELSKQVDFDLKQFHTALLQYGPLPFSLLEQRLFAAVE, encoded by the coding sequence ATGATGCGTAAAATTGTGGTGTTTTTAGTGTTTTTGAGTGTTAGCAATGGTTGGCTTTGCTGTCAGGAGTCGGATTGGGATAAGCTAGTGGACAAGTTTTCGGTAGCTTATGGAGAACTCGGAATTTCTCCTCTGCGAATCGCTTTTGCGGACAATATGGATGGTATTCAGGACAATGAAGGCTTGGCACAACAAGCTTTATTGTTTCAACAATTGCGTTCCAGTCTACTTGCTACTGAGCGCGAGCGTTTGTCCTTTAAGCAACAACTAGAATATGATTTACTTTGGTACCAACTAGCCTTAAACGAAGAAAGGATAAAGCTGGAAAAAGAGTGGTGGCAAGAACCTTCGCAGGTGCTTTTTAGAGAAGGATTGGCCAAGCTGTCCAATGGCCAAGCCTGGTATGCGTATTTTTTGAAAAGGTGGTTGGATGTTTCCGTCACACCAGAGGAGATGTACGCATTTGGTATGCAGGAAGTTGACAAAGTGCTGAAGGCAATGAAAGCGATTCAAATCCAAAGTGGAATGGATAGTATAGCTTTTCATCATCACATCAATAGTGAACAGTTTTTCTACACAGAACAAGCAGAAGTCCAGGCAGCATTCGAGGCTTTTTCAGCAGAAATGCTTAAAGTTTTACCCGCTTTTTTTCCTGAAATGGATAAGATTCCAGCGGTGGGGATAGCTTTGAGTTTTGACGAACGCCTGGCACAGGTGCCTGGTTATTATCGTGACAACACTTTTTTTTATAACTTTTTTGGCAATGCCTTTAACAAGCGAGAAGTCCGCTGGTTTTTTCTCCATGAAGCCATTCCGGGGCATCATTACGAAGTTTCCTATAGTAGAATGCATACCTTGTCTCCTGTCCAACGATTGTTTAATAATCCAGGTTACAGCGAAGGTTGGGCTGCTTACGTGGAAGAAATAGGTAATGAGATAGGGGCTTACAAAGATATTTATGATGAATTGGGAAAGTGGGAGTGGGACATCATTCGATCGGTAAGAGTACCGCTTGATGTTGGCCTTAACTACTATGGTTGGTCGGATGAAGAAGCACTGTCCTTTTGGCAAAAGTACATTAGCGGAAAGGACAACATCGCAGAACGGGAGATCGCCAGGATGCGTCGTTGGCCCTGCCAGGTAATTACGTATAAATATGGGGCTGATAAAATCATGGGGTGGAAGGCGGAACTTTCAAAACAAGTCGATTTTGATTTGAAACAATTTCATACGGCACTGCTACAGTATGGTCCTTTGCCATTTTCCCTATTGGAGCAACGGTTGTTTGCTGCCGTGGAGTGA
- a CDS encoding alpha/beta hydrolase yields the protein MKSILLFFCFLCVLQLQSQEERDTFSYREIRDIPYLSPEEIVADSLQRLHLVLPEGIEQPSLLLWIGGGAWSFVDRNMEMNLARQFARRGIAVAAVGHRLSSGAFSERRKATGVQHPSHIQDIAAAFKWLQENGAEYGYNAKHIFVGGFSSGAHLAALLATDERYLAAHGLSQEHIRGIIPVAGAYDLVDYYNAFANSESPESRAMAITHVNDVFGDALVEASPTTYLDQLKTPMLLISEGALYEYTKVFEEKIWASTYRDCQIFHVFNFNHAGLWRDISNAPDSQTRKVMIDFIKRNGER from the coding sequence ATGAAAAGTATACTATTGTTTTTTTGCTTCTTGTGTGTGCTTCAACTACAAAGCCAGGAGGAAAGAGATACATTTAGTTATCGGGAAATACGCGACATTCCGTATCTGTCTCCAGAAGAAATAGTAGCGGATAGCTTACAGCGTCTGCACCTGGTTTTGCCGGAAGGGATAGAACAACCTTCTTTGTTGTTATGGATTGGTGGCGGAGCTTGGTCGTTTGTTGATCGAAATATGGAGATGAACTTAGCTCGGCAATTTGCTCGCCGAGGGATTGCCGTAGCGGCGGTTGGGCACCGATTGAGTAGTGGTGCTTTCTCTGAGCGTAGAAAGGCTACAGGTGTTCAGCATCCCTCTCATATTCAAGATATTGCTGCTGCTTTTAAATGGTTACAGGAAAACGGGGCGGAATATGGCTATAACGCTAAGCATATTTTTGTGGGTGGTTTTTCTTCGGGGGCACACCTGGCAGCATTATTAGCTACCGACGAGCGCTATTTAGCTGCCCACGGCCTGAGTCAGGAACACATTAGAGGCATTATTCCAGTAGCTGGAGCTTATGACCTGGTTGATTATTATAATGCTTTTGCCAATAGCGAATCTCCAGAAAGTAGAGCAATGGCGATCACCCATGTCAATGATGTTTTTGGAGATGCCTTAGTTGAAGCTTCCCCTACGACTTATTTGGATCAGTTGAAAACGCCTATGCTACTCATTTCAGAGGGCGCACTTTATGAATATACCAAAGTATTTGAAGAGAAAATTTGGGCCTCAACCTATCGCGACTGCCAGATATTCCACGTTTTTAACTTTAATCACGCTGGGCTATGGCGGGATATCTCCAATGCGCCTGACAGCCAAACCAGAAAGGTGATGATTGATTTTATTAAGAGGAATGGTGAGCGTTAG
- a CDS encoding O-acetyl-ADP-ribose deacetylase has protein sequence MQIKLLKGDITQLEVDAIVNAANTSLLGGGGVDGAIHRAGGKAILDECIQIRNRQGGCDVGEAVITTAGELPAQYVIHTVGPYWNEGQSNEKQKLINCYLNSLKLAEEYKLRTIAFPNISTGVYHYPKAAAAAIAINAVKNASLESLETVYFICFDEENYQLYSKLFREF, from the coding sequence ATGCAGATAAAACTCTTGAAGGGCGACATTACCCAACTGGAAGTAGACGCTATTGTCAATGCTGCTAATACTTCCCTACTGGGTGGAGGTGGCGTAGATGGAGCCATCCACCGAGCTGGCGGCAAAGCCATTTTAGATGAATGCATCCAGATCAGAAACCGGCAAGGTGGTTGTGACGTAGGCGAGGCGGTCATCACCACCGCTGGAGAGCTTCCGGCGCAATACGTCATTCATACGGTGGGGCCATATTGGAATGAAGGGCAATCCAATGAAAAACAAAAATTAATAAACTGCTATCTCAATAGCCTCAAGTTGGCAGAGGAATACAAGCTCCGAACCATCGCGTTTCCCAATATCAGTACAGGTGTTTACCACTATCCCAAAGCCGCGGCCGCAGCCATTGCCATTAATGCCGTAAAAAATGCTTCGCTGGAGAGCTTGGAAACGGTGTATTTTATTTGCTTTGATGAGGAGAATTATCAGTTGTATAGTAAGCTATTTAGGGAGTTTTAG
- a CDS encoding M1 family metallopeptidase — protein MRLFLALSFMLLAGIGLRGQSTDFYQHHSFTRADTLRGSLRPERTCYDVHYYGLQLRVDTRKKIIRGEVEIAFTAVTDFQRLQIDLFENMIIDRIVMGEQVLSFIREYNAVFVDFPGVQRAGDKGSFTVHYHGQPTVASNAPWDGGFVWSEDKRGRDWIAVACEGDGASLWWPNKDHLSDEPDSMLISLTVPSDMMAVANGNLREVEEGDQYNRYDWFVSYPIDNYNVTLNIGHYAHFSDEYYAADGDTLALDYYVLDYNEDRARKHFQQVHSVLACYEKYLDKYPFWEDGFALVETPYLGMEHQSAIAYGNQYMRGYLGGMIPNDMDWDYIIVHETGHEYFGNSIGVSDLAEMWIQESFTTYLEAVYVEYTMSYEDAIRYLVKQQLYIYNQEPIIGPLGVNWENWGGSDHYFKGAWVLHTLRNAIGDDEKWWAIFKGFYQKHAISLVTTQDFIDYVNEATGKDWQSFFQQYLHYPQPPVLEYQLKQQGKKLEVRYRWAADAEGFSMPIMFGNKQKMIRVTPSTTKWQETTLFNTSASDFTVATDRFLVKMKEVE, from the coding sequence ATGCGCTTATTCCTTGCTCTATCTTTTATGCTTTTGGCAGGTATTGGCCTTCGGGGCCAATCTACTGATTTCTATCAGCACCATTCTTTCACCAGGGCGGATACGCTGCGCGGTAGTTTGCGCCCGGAGCGCACCTGCTACGATGTCCATTACTACGGGCTACAGCTGAGGGTAGATACTCGTAAAAAAATCATCAGAGGCGAGGTAGAAATTGCCTTTACGGCGGTGACGGACTTCCAGCGTTTGCAAATCGACTTGTTCGAGAACATGATCATCGACCGCATTGTCATGGGTGAACAGGTGCTTTCTTTCATTAGGGAATACAATGCCGTTTTTGTAGATTTCCCAGGCGTACAAAGGGCAGGGGATAAGGGAAGTTTTACCGTCCATTACCACGGTCAACCCACGGTAGCAAGTAACGCTCCCTGGGATGGTGGCTTCGTGTGGTCGGAAGACAAGCGCGGCCGCGACTGGATAGCCGTAGCTTGCGAAGGCGATGGTGCCAGTCTGTGGTGGCCCAACAAAGACCACCTTTCGGATGAACCGGATAGTATGCTTATCAGTCTGACGGTGCCCAGTGATATGATGGCGGTAGCCAATGGAAACCTGCGAGAAGTGGAGGAAGGCGATCAATACAACCGTTACGACTGGTTTGTCTCCTACCCTATCGACAACTACAATGTGACGCTCAACATCGGCCATTATGCGCATTTTTCAGACGAATATTACGCAGCCGATGGCGACACGCTGGCATTGGATTATTATGTACTAGACTACAATGAAGACCGTGCAAGAAAACACTTTCAGCAAGTGCATTCGGTGCTGGCTTGTTACGAAAAATACCTGGATAAATACCCCTTCTGGGAAGATGGCTTTGCGCTGGTAGAGACGCCTTACCTCGGTATGGAGCACCAGAGTGCCATTGCCTACGGCAACCAATACATGCGCGGCTACCTGGGCGGCATGATCCCCAATGACATGGATTGGGACTACATCATCGTTCACGAAACCGGCCACGAATATTTTGGCAACAGCATTGGCGTATCCGACCTGGCCGAGATGTGGATACAAGAATCCTTCACGACCTACCTCGAAGCCGTCTACGTAGAATACACCATGAGCTATGAGGACGCGATCCGCTACCTCGTGAAGCAGCAACTGTACATCTACAATCAGGAACCGATCATTGGGCCCCTCGGCGTCAACTGGGAAAACTGGGGCGGCAGCGACCACTACTTCAAAGGAGCCTGGGTGCTACACACGTTGCGCAATGCCATCGGCGATGACGAAAAATGGTGGGCCATCTTCAAGGGTTTCTACCAAAAACACGCCATCAGTCTCGTCACTACACAAGACTTTATCGATTACGTCAACGAGGCGACAGGGAAAGATTGGCAGTCCTTCTTTCAGCAATACCTCCACTATCCACAGCCACCGGTTTTGGAGTACCAACTCAAACAGCAGGGCAAAAAACTGGAAGTGCGCTACCGTTGGGCCGCTGATGCGGAAGGGTTTTCTATGCCGATTATGTTTGGCAATAAACAAAAGATGATTCGGGTAACGCCAAGTACCACCAAATGGCAGGAGACCACCCTTTTCAATACCTCGGCGAGTGACTTTACGGTAGCGACGGATCGCTTTTTGGTGAAGATGAAGGAGGTGGAGTAG
- a CDS encoding PKD domain-containing protein, giving the protein MTRCLLLFSLMLCIHVGILAQSSAGTLFWLGYMENLTLAFNDAPAFSVIINADAPTSGSIDVPATGLSIPFSVPSGSTEIFLPAAVYYSEGSEQIDNKGLRITADAPVRVQAYHYRLFFSESSNVLPVTELGTEYLITSIVDEAGPAQPGSLVIVATQDNTVVEITPSTLTLGLRPAGVPFTVTLSTGQNYQIQALGELTGTRVRSLSGQPLAVFSGSQQADIINGTCNGGADSHVWDQSLPLEGWRELYYFVPFSGQGGDRVKIVAAEDNTTLFFDCESVALLDRGDFFSTLVTEATVISSTAPVSVTQYTNNFSCEPSQAGDPNGLSYLPADFVGTSFRWLASNRMNNTMSGFHFDQHYVTILGPAEATDNVILDGSLVSGFVPFTGNPAWEYTRVQVGPGAHELHAAEGVQAYSYGFGFADSYTNHLGYTAIIPQDYACLDIERSGILCVDSLQQFTFNSNLNLTDFSWDFGDATGSSLPEPTHTYTSAGTYEVVLTATDPAGTMVSASLMLTVVDCEEDPCNPANAQISPLVTGIGCALYQQIFSYSADFTPTSISWDFGDGSETVSTAEADHFYAAAGIYTVTLTLGNALGCEFITTQTVTIEDCEPCFDQGTVALSVDGELCPGEVLQFSSSYAAIGVPPFEVQWSFSDGQVFSELNPEVSFANPGEYTVDFFLFNSLGCLYDGSLIFTIQNCGVDCNENVNIGGFALPVICAGEMVNFTANSPATITEYFWSIEGQTFNTPSVTYLFEIPGPTEVLLSITTEDGCVYSDNVVLQVNDCTSDCSDLIIEDIVIGGSLCVDSTITLTGIYASDEPIDIFWVLLPTFETFQGDALTTSFSEPGEYSFIFVLDQITTNCEAETTVTITIEECLPDCSTFQLEGFTVEGTLCRDSLLLLTPSFSTPPDSIVWQLPSGEMRNTLLLDNFSASVAGPYPIALEAYWDNGCQVDTVLTLNVEDCLPPPVCEVMIPNIFSPNEDGVNDQFRLFYADECLPTDFELFVYNRWGSEVYRSQDPTASWDGRFKGQPHPQEVLVYWCRFQLPDGSVEERKGDVTLIR; this is encoded by the coding sequence ATGACCCGTTGTCTACTTCTGTTTTCCTTGATGTTGTGTATCCACGTCGGCATTTTGGCCCAGAGCAGCGCGGGTACCTTATTTTGGCTGGGTTACATGGAGAACCTGACCCTGGCCTTTAATGACGCACCCGCTTTTTCAGTGATTATTAATGCCGATGCGCCTACTAGCGGCAGTATTGATGTCCCCGCTACCGGACTTTCTATTCCCTTCTCTGTACCTTCGGGAAGTACCGAAATATTCCTGCCCGCTGCCGTTTACTACAGTGAGGGCTCGGAGCAGATCGACAACAAAGGATTAAGGATAACGGCTGATGCGCCCGTGCGGGTGCAAGCTTATCACTACCGTTTGTTTTTCAGCGAAAGCAGCAATGTACTACCTGTGACCGAACTGGGAACGGAATACCTCATCACCTCGATTGTTGACGAAGCGGGACCAGCCCAACCGGGGAGCCTTGTCATTGTGGCAACGCAGGACAATACCGTGGTGGAGATCACCCCCAGCACCCTGACGCTGGGTTTGAGACCTGCGGGAGTTCCCTTTACGGTGACCCTGAGCACCGGGCAAAACTACCAGATACAAGCGCTGGGCGAGCTGACCGGCACGCGGGTGCGCAGCCTAAGTGGCCAGCCATTGGCCGTGTTCAGCGGCTCACAGCAAGCCGACATCATTAATGGCACCTGTAACGGGGGCGCGGATAGCCACGTGTGGGACCAAAGCCTGCCGCTGGAGGGTTGGCGGGAATTGTACTACTTTGTACCTTTCTCGGGCCAGGGTGGTGATCGTGTGAAGATTGTGGCCGCCGAAGATAACACGACGCTATTTTTTGATTGTGAGAGCGTAGCGCTACTTGACCGTGGTGATTTTTTCAGCACCTTGGTGACCGAGGCAACCGTGATCAGCAGCACCGCACCGGTGAGTGTGACCCAGTATACAAACAACTTCAGCTGCGAACCTTCGCAAGCAGGCGACCCCAACGGGCTCTCCTATCTGCCCGCCGATTTTGTGGGTACGAGCTTTCGCTGGTTGGCGTCCAACCGCATGAACAACACCATGTCGGGCTTTCATTTTGACCAACACTACGTGACTATCCTCGGACCAGCGGAAGCGACAGACAACGTGATCCTGGACGGCAGTCTGGTAAGCGGATTTGTTCCCTTTACGGGGAATCCGGCGTGGGAATACACGCGTGTGCAAGTAGGCCCTGGCGCACACGAGCTACATGCAGCCGAGGGCGTGCAAGCTTACAGCTACGGCTTTGGGTTTGCGGATTCGTATACCAATCATCTCGGCTATACAGCAATAATACCCCAGGATTATGCTTGCCTCGACATTGAGCGATCGGGGATATTGTGCGTCGATTCTTTGCAGCAGTTCACCTTCAACTCCAACCTCAATCTGACGGATTTCAGTTGGGATTTTGGCGATGCGACTGGAAGTTCTCTGCCCGAACCAACACATACCTACACCAGTGCGGGTACTTACGAAGTGGTGTTGACGGCTACTGATCCTGCCGGAACGATGGTCAGTGCCAGTCTGATGCTCACCGTAGTGGATTGTGAGGAAGACCCTTGCAATCCGGCAAATGCACAGATCAGCCCCCTAGTGACAGGAATCGGCTGTGCCCTCTATCAGCAAATCTTTAGCTATAGTGCAGATTTTACCCCTACGAGTATCAGCTGGGACTTTGGTGATGGTTCTGAAACGGTGAGCACTGCGGAAGCGGACCACTTTTACGCAGCAGCGGGCATCTACACGGTGACCTTGACCTTAGGCAATGCCCTTGGCTGCGAATTTATCACCACCCAAACCGTGACCATCGAGGATTGTGAGCCCTGCTTTGATCAAGGTACTGTGGCCTTGAGTGTAGATGGGGAATTGTGTCCTGGGGAGGTTTTACAATTCAGTTCTTCTTATGCTGCCATTGGTGTTCCTCCTTTTGAAGTGCAGTGGAGTTTTTCGGACGGGCAGGTGTTCAGCGAACTAAACCCAGAAGTGAGTTTTGCCAATCCAGGTGAGTACACCGTCGATTTCTTTTTGTTCAACAGCTTAGGTTGTCTGTACGATGGTAGCCTCATTTTTACGATACAAAACTGCGGTGTTGACTGTAATGAAAATGTGAATATCGGAGGGTTTGCTCTTCCGGTCATTTGTGCAGGTGAGATGGTCAACTTTACCGCCAACAGCCCAGCTACCATCACCGAATATTTTTGGAGCATTGAGGGGCAAACCTTTAATACCCCTTCCGTTACTTACCTTTTTGAAATACCAGGGCCTACTGAGGTCCTTTTGTCCATTACTACCGAGGATGGCTGTGTTTATTCCGACAACGTTGTGCTACAAGTCAACGACTGCACCTCCGATTGTAGCGACCTGATTATTGAGGATATTGTCATTGGCGGTTCTTTATGTGTAGACAGCACGATTACCCTGACGGGAATCTATGCTTCGGACGAACCAATAGATATTTTTTGGGTGCTCCTCCCGACGTTTGAAACCTTCCAGGGCGATGCCTTGACGACCAGCTTTAGTGAGCCGGGGGAATATTCCTTCATTTTTGTATTGGACCAAATCACTACGAATTGTGAAGCAGAAACAACGGTTACAATCACCATTGAGGAATGTTTGCCAGATTGTTCTACCTTCCAACTGGAGGGCTTTACCGTAGAGGGTACCCTGTGCAGGGATTCTTTACTGCTACTTACCCCAAGTTTCAGCACTCCCCCCGATAGTATCGTGTGGCAACTGCCCAGTGGTGAAATGCGTAATACGCTATTGCTTGATAACTTTAGCGCTTCCGTGGCAGGGCCTTACCCTATTGCACTGGAAGCATACTGGGATAATGGCTGCCAGGTTGACACGGTACTTACGTTGAATGTTGAAGACTGCCTTCCGCCGCCAGTTTGCGAAGTCATGATTCCCAATATTTTCTCTCCCAATGAGGATGGCGTCAATGATCAGTTCCGTTTGTTTTACGCCGACGAATGCTTGCCTACTGATTTCGAGCTGTTTGTCTACAATCGCTGGGGCAGCGAGGTATACCGCAGCCAAGACCCTACAGCTAGTTGGGACGGAAGATTCAAGGGGCAGCCTCACCCGCAAGAAGTATTGGTCTACTGGTGTCGCTTTCAGCTACCCGACGGTAGCGTGGAGGAGCGTAAGGGGGATGTGACGTTGATTAGGTGA
- the fabG gene encoding 3-oxoacyl-[acyl-carrier-protein] reductase: MALLQDKVALITGGSRGIGASIVNRFAQAGAQVAFTYHSSKEKADALAAAVAAEHGVTVKAYQSDAASFAAAEELAKQVLEDFGKIDVLVNNAGITRDNLILRMNEEQWDQVMDNNLKSVFNLTKQVVRPMMKSRAGSIINVSSIVGITGNAGQSNYAASKAGIIGFSKSIAKELGSRNVRCNVIAPGFIATDMTDELDEKTRDAYLANIPLRRFGEGTEVADACVFLASDMSSYVSGQVLSVCGALNC, encoded by the coding sequence ATGGCTCTACTACAGGATAAAGTTGCCCTCATCACCGGTGGATCACGTGGCATTGGCGCTAGCATTGTAAACCGTTTTGCGCAGGCAGGTGCCCAGGTAGCCTTTACCTATCACTCTTCCAAAGAAAAAGCAGATGCACTGGCCGCAGCAGTTGCTGCCGAGCATGGCGTTACGGTTAAAGCTTACCAGTCGGATGCAGCTTCTTTTGCTGCTGCCGAAGAATTGGCCAAGCAGGTGTTGGAGGATTTTGGGAAAATCGACGTTCTGGTCAATAATGCTGGTATCACGCGCGACAACCTTATCCTGCGTATGAACGAAGAGCAGTGGGACCAGGTCATGGACAATAACCTCAAGTCGGTCTTCAACCTCACCAAGCAAGTGGTGCGCCCCATGATGAAAAGCCGTGCGGGTTCTATCATCAATGTTTCTTCGATTGTGGGAATCACGGGCAACGCAGGTCAGTCGAACTATGCTGCGTCGAAAGCAGGTATCATTGGTTTCTCCAAGTCGATTGCCAAAGAATTGGGCTCACGCAATGTTCGTTGCAATGTCATCGCTCCTGGCTTCATCGCTACCGATATGACCGATGAATTGGATGAGAAAACCCGCGATGCTTACCTGGCAAATATTCCGCTACGCCGTTTCGGTGAAGGTACCGAAGTAGCAGATGCTTGTGTATTTCTCGCTTCAGATATGAGCTCCTACGTTTCCGGTCAGGTACTGAGCGTTTGTGGCGCCTTGAATTGCTAG
- a CDS encoding ATP-binding protein, protein MNKKTNDHFSLFWNIAFTLLLLLIGLGAGYIFVTSMAARTYVLEINQQLYGDVAKHIVKETQPIKSGKPDTSATHDIMHSMMVINPSLEVYLLDTTGKIIDYVVPYSKVKLDRVDLGPIKTFLANSKPQLILGKDPKQPDEENIFSTAPIYENEQLSGYAYVILASETRNSITSALSMHYIMNLGGRLFYLILAATLLIGLLAFWRLTRNLRRIISVVKRFQEGDYDARISEKDQGSLAILGDTFNEMAEKVTESIEQLKSVDRLRQELIGNVSHDLRTPLAIMQGYIETLQMKEEHITAEERKKYLQTVMDSSEKLSRLIAQLFEYSKLEAQQIVPQKEPFPIQELCQDIVFKYQVLAQEKDITLDWNAPRDLPMVFADIGLVERVLQNLLDNALKHTPAGGQVSIQLENMTEGVCIMVADTGPGIPEAQQPHIFERYRQLETKKTTATGSGLGLAIVKKILEIHQSTIHVRNREQSGAEFWFQLPMAVG, encoded by the coding sequence ATGAATAAAAAAACCAACGATCATTTTTCTCTTTTCTGGAACATTGCCTTCACCCTACTGCTGCTGCTGATTGGGTTGGGCGCGGGGTATATCTTTGTTACCTCGATGGCTGCGCGTACCTATGTTCTGGAAATCAATCAGCAACTCTACGGTGATGTTGCCAAACACATCGTCAAAGAGACCCAGCCCATTAAAAGTGGAAAGCCAGACACCTCGGCTACCCACGACATCATGCATTCCATGATGGTCATCAACCCCAGTCTTGAAGTTTACTTGCTAGACACTACCGGGAAAATCATCGACTATGTTGTGCCATATAGCAAAGTAAAACTGGACCGTGTAGACCTCGGACCGATCAAAACTTTTTTGGCGAATAGCAAGCCTCAACTGATTTTGGGTAAAGACCCCAAACAACCCGACGAAGAAAATATTTTCTCTACCGCCCCTATTTACGAGAACGAACAACTTAGTGGCTACGCTTACGTCATCCTCGCAAGTGAAACACGAAACAGTATTACCAGTGCCCTGAGCATGCACTACATCATGAACCTAGGTGGCCGACTATTCTACCTAATTCTGGCGGCAACCTTACTAATTGGCTTGCTGGCTTTTTGGCGGCTGACACGTAACTTACGAAGGATTATCAGTGTTGTGAAACGGTTTCAGGAAGGTGATTATGACGCCCGTATTTCCGAAAAAGACCAAGGCAGCCTCGCTATATTAGGAGATACTTTCAATGAGATGGCCGAAAAAGTAACCGAAAGCATTGAGCAACTGAAATCAGTAGACCGCCTTCGCCAGGAACTTATTGGCAATGTTTCCCACGATCTGCGCACCCCGCTGGCCATTATGCAAGGCTACATTGAAACCCTTCAGATGAAGGAGGAGCACATCACAGCCGAAGAACGCAAAAAATACCTACAGACGGTGATGGACAGTTCGGAGAAACTCTCGCGCCTGATTGCTCAATTGTTTGAATATTCTAAATTGGAAGCCCAGCAGATTGTGCCGCAAAAGGAGCCCTTCCCGATCCAGGAGCTTTGCCAGGATATTGTTTTTAAATACCAGGTTTTGGCTCAAGAAAAAGACATCACCCTCGACTGGAACGCACCTCGTGACCTGCCCATGGTTTTTGCGGACATTGGCCTGGTAGAGCGCGTACTGCAAAACCTACTGGACAATGCCCTGAAGCATACCCCCGCTGGTGGCCAAGTGAGCATTCAACTCGAAAACATGACAGAGGGCGTATGTATTATGGTTGCAGATACTGGCCCCGGCATACCAGAAGCACAACAACCCCATATTTTTGAGCGATATCGACAATTAGAGACAAAGAAAACAACGGCAACCGGTAGCGGCCTGGGGCTCGCCATTGTGAAAAAAATCCTTGAGATCCATCAATCGACAATCCACGTACGCAACCGTGAACAAAGTGGGGCAGAATTTTGGTTCCAATTACCCATGGCAGTGGGGTAA
- a CDS encoding response regulator transcription factor, with protein MKRVLIIEDDPQIVDLIEIHLNDLGCSLVRASDGLRGLVAAEGSAFDLIILDLMLPQIDGLEVCRRLRMQKINTPILMLTAKSEEIDKVLGLETGADDYLTKPFSVRELIARVKAIFRRSSLAQQKQQAEPSSILNFGDLVIDLEKRKVTLEQKRVELSPKEFELLALMAANPGKSYDRQRLLTLVWGYDFDGFEHTVNSHINRLRRKIEPQADQPRYILTTWGVGYRFNEEL; from the coding sequence ATGAAGAGGGTTTTGATCATTGAAGATGATCCCCAAATTGTTGACCTCATAGAGATTCACCTCAATGACTTAGGCTGTAGCCTGGTACGGGCGAGCGATGGCCTCCGTGGTCTCGTAGCGGCAGAAGGCAGTGCCTTCGACCTGATCATCCTGGATCTGATGTTGCCGCAGATTGATGGATTAGAAGTTTGCCGACGCTTACGGATGCAAAAAATCAACACCCCGATTTTAATGCTTACCGCAAAATCAGAGGAGATTGACAAAGTATTGGGGTTAGAAACGGGGGCCGATGACTACCTGACCAAGCCATTTAGTGTTCGGGAACTCATTGCCAGGGTGAAGGCCATTTTCCGGCGGAGCAGTTTGGCCCAGCAAAAACAACAAGCGGAACCATCAAGCATACTGAATTTTGGTGATCTGGTCATTGACCTGGAAAAACGAAAAGTAACGCTTGAGCAAAAGAGAGTAGAACTTTCGCCCAAAGAATTCGAGTTACTGGCCTTGATGGCTGCAAATCCAGGAAAAAGTTACGACCGCCAGCGCTTGCTTACCTTGGTGTGGGGTTATGATTTTGATGGCTTTGAGCATACCGTCAACTCGCATATCAATCGCCTGCGTCGGAAGATTGAGCCCCAGGCAGATCAACCACGCTATATCCTTACCACCTGGGGCGTAGGTTACCGCTTCAACGAAGAATTGTAG